A single region of the Gopherus evgoodei ecotype Sinaloan lineage chromosome 3, rGopEvg1_v1.p, whole genome shotgun sequence genome encodes:
- the GJE1 gene encoding putative gap junction epsilon-1 protein, translating into MGRLNNTTPGLRLLRPPTVIGQFHTLFFGSVRMFFLGVLGFAVYGNEALHFSCEPDKRKVNLFCYNQFRPITPQVFWALQLVTVLVPGAMFHLYAACRNIDQEDILQKPTYTVFYILSVLLRIVLEVVAFWLQSHLFGFQVNPLYRCDAGALDKKFNITRCMVPEHFEKTIFLIAMYTFTVITLVLCVAEIFEILRRRLGFLNNQ; encoded by the exons ATGGGGCGCCTCAACAACACAACGCCAGGGCTGCGGCTG CTCAGGCCTCCAACAGTGATTGGTCAGTTCCATACCCTTTTCTTTGGCTCAGTTCGAATGTTTTTCCTTGGTGTTTTGGGCTTTGCAGTTTATGGAAATGAGGCCTTGCACTTCAGCTGTGAGCCAGACAAGAGGAAGGTTAATCTCTTCTGTTACAATCAGTTCAGGCCCATAACTCCTCAG GTATTCTGGGCATTACAGCTAGTGACGGTTCTGGTACCTGGAGCAATGTTTCATCTTTATGCTGCATGTAGAAACATCGATCAGGAAGATATCCTCCAAAAGCCCACCTATACTGTTTTTTATATCCTCTCTGTTCTGTTAAGGATTGTCCTTGAAGTTGTGGCGTTTTGGCTTCAGAGTCATCTCTTTGGCTTCCAAGTGAACCCACTCTACAGGTGTGATGCAGGAGCCCTTGACAAAAAGTTTAATATTACCAGATGCATGGTGCCAGAACACTTTGAAAAGACAATTTTCCTCATTGCTATGTACACTTTTACTGTGATTACATTGGTGTTGTGTGTTGCTGAGATTTTTGAGATCTTACGTAGGAggctgggttttttaaataatcagtgA